One segment of Curtobacterium poinsettiae DNA contains the following:
- a CDS encoding Asp23/Gls24 family envelope stress response protein: MADTITPATTATRATSHAGTSGVTGKTVIDDTVVSKVAGIAAREVNGVYSLGNGAARAIGALRDAIGQRDFGQGVKVEVGEKQVAADIVIVAEYPVSLQQVADGVRAGVARALEQIVGMEVAEVNVTVQDVYIPGDDDDNEDEKKEARVA, translated from the coding sequence ATGGCTGACACCATCACCCCCGCGACCACGGCCACCCGTGCCACCTCGCACGCCGGCACCAGCGGCGTCACCGGCAAGACCGTCATCGACGACACCGTCGTGTCGAAGGTCGCCGGCATCGCCGCCCGCGAGGTCAACGGCGTGTACTCCCTCGGCAACGGCGCAGCCCGTGCCATCGGAGCCCTCCGCGACGCCATCGGCCAGCGCGACTTCGGTCAGGGCGTCAAGGTCGAGGTCGGCGAGAAGCAGGTCGCCGCGGACATCGTGATCGTCGCCGAGTACCCGGTGTCGCTCCAGCAGGTCGCCGACGGCGTCCGTGCCGGAGTCGCCCGTGCCCTCGAGCAGATCGTCGGCATGGAGGTCGCCGAGGTCAACGTGACCGTCCAGGACGTCTACATCCCGGGCGACGACGACGACAACGAGGACGAGAAGAAGGAAGCGCGAGTCGCATGA
- a CDS encoding DUF2273 domain-containing protein translates to MSNTLIGALIGAVLAVVALQFGFWGFVLVIVFGAIGALVAALATGRIDRGALTDVLTGRRSSR, encoded by the coding sequence ATGAGCAACACGCTGATCGGCGCCCTCATCGGCGCAGTCCTCGCCGTCGTGGCACTGCAGTTCGGGTTCTGGGGCTTCGTGCTCGTGATCGTGTTCGGTGCGATCGGGGCCCTCGTGGCCGCGCTCGCCACCGGTCGCATCGACCGCGGTGCCCTGACCGACGTGCTGACCGGACGCCGGAGCTCCCGGTGA
- a CDS encoding DUF6286 domain-containing protein: MSNGSVERRIRRRSVHRSRSTAVAVALVVLALVAAWIGTEAVLSAIGRPPLVADPQTVVDTALRPDAAFVTVVEVVAGALVLLGVVLVVLALKPGRKHRSVVEHERGAVVIDTRIVASTAANAAGMAAGVPEGNASATATARGRTTEVRIVPVTGVPVDEASVRAAVVERLSGLDERFGRRVRVRVEEKGTLA, encoded by the coding sequence ATGAGCAACGGTTCCGTCGAACGACGCATCCGTCGTCGGAGCGTGCACCGCTCCCGCTCCACAGCAGTGGCGGTGGCGCTCGTGGTGCTCGCCCTGGTGGCCGCCTGGATCGGCACCGAAGCGGTGCTCAGCGCGATCGGACGCCCGCCGCTCGTCGCCGACCCCCAGACCGTGGTCGACACGGCGCTCCGCCCGGACGCCGCGTTCGTCACCGTCGTCGAGGTCGTCGCGGGTGCGCTCGTGCTCCTCGGTGTCGTGCTGGTCGTCCTCGCGCTCAAGCCCGGCCGCAAGCACCGATCGGTCGTCGAGCACGAGCGCGGTGCGGTCGTCATCGACACCCGCATCGTCGCCTCCACCGCGGCGAACGCCGCCGGCATGGCGGCCGGTGTCCCCGAGGGGAACGCCTCCGCCACCGCCACCGCCCGTGGCCGTACCACCGAGGTCCGCATCGTCCCCGTCACCGGAGTGCCGGTCGACGAGGCGAGCGTCCGCGCCGCCGTCGTGGAGCGTCTGAGCGGCCTCGACGAGCGCTTCGGCCGACGTGTCCGCGTCCGGGTCGAGGAGAAGGGAACCCTCGCATGA
- a CDS encoding CsbD family protein: MGLDDKIKNAAQDLAGKAKEAVGNLTDDDAKVAEGKKDQAAASAKQTGEDVKDVFKK; the protein is encoded by the coding sequence ATGGGACTCGACGACAAGATCAAGAACGCCGCTCAGGACCTCGCCGGCAAGGCGAAGGAAGCCGTCGGCAACCTGACCGACGACGACGCCAAGGTCGCCGAGGGCAAGAAGGACCAGGCCGCTGCGAGCGCGAAGCAGACCGGCGAGGACGTCAAGGACGTCTTCAAGAAGTAG
- a CDS encoding Asp23/Gls24 family envelope stress response protein encodes MRHDPRANTQVTEVTLPAVLTEPLPDDANTATIIARTAAETTLGVPGVHHLGGIAARAADQLRKQLGRSAGTPGVQVDEQDGVLEVQVAVVVSYPHPVLDVAAEVRQQVTAATRQLSDLRTSVHVRVVDVHGPFDDEQSPLGRAAEQATGAVEQTAESTGDAAKRAAETAADAADAAADTAADAADDAAVAADAAADAAAAPRHRDQP; translated from the coding sequence ATGCGGCACGACCCCCGTGCGAACACGCAGGTCACCGAGGTGACCCTGCCCGCAGTACTGACGGAGCCGCTGCCCGACGACGCGAACACCGCGACGATCATCGCGCGCACCGCGGCGGAGACCACGCTCGGCGTGCCCGGCGTGCACCACCTCGGCGGGATCGCCGCCCGTGCCGCCGACCAGCTGCGGAAGCAGCTCGGCCGCTCGGCGGGCACCCCCGGCGTGCAGGTCGACGAGCAGGACGGTGTGCTCGAAGTGCAGGTCGCCGTCGTCGTCAGCTACCCGCACCCGGTGCTGGACGTCGCCGCCGAGGTCCGGCAGCAGGTCACCGCAGCGACGCGGCAGCTGTCCGACCTCCGCACCTCGGTCCACGTGCGCGTCGTCGACGTGCACGGTCCGTTCGACGACGAGCAGTCCCCGCTCGGACGCGCCGCCGAGCAGGCGACCGGTGCGGTCGAGCAGACGGCCGAGTCGACCGGCGACGCCGCCAAGCGCGCCGCCGAGACCGCCGCCGACGCGGCCGATGCGGCGGCCGATACGGCGGCGGACGCAGCCGACGACGCAGCCGTCGCCGCCGATGCGGCAGCGGACGCCGCCGCGGCTCCCCGTCACCGGGACCAGCCGTGA
- a CDS encoding MFS transporter permease, translating into MTTAWSGGRRSRDRRPRPRGVWFAGGIGVFLVLAVAVGGFLPLVGFLGGVTATTAGLVPFPFVRVTLIALLGAVVVLALLLLALTRRHTATATTAVVLAVLVSMAVTLVPVVLVAVGSADRAGDVWPIVTELWNRFTG; encoded by the coding sequence GTGACCACCGCCTGGTCCGGAGGGCGCCGGTCCCGCGACCGGCGCCCCCGACCCCGCGGCGTCTGGTTCGCCGGCGGCATCGGGGTCTTCCTCGTCCTCGCCGTCGCGGTCGGCGGTTTCCTGCCGCTGGTCGGGTTCCTCGGCGGGGTCACCGCCACCACCGCCGGCCTCGTGCCGTTCCCGTTCGTCCGGGTCACCCTGATCGCCCTGCTCGGTGCGGTCGTGGTGCTCGCCCTGCTCTTGCTCGCCCTGACCCGCCGGCACACCGCGACCGCGACGACCGCCGTCGTGCTCGCCGTCCTGGTGAGCATGGCCGTCACCCTGGTCCCCGTCGTCCTGGTCGCCGTCGGCTCCGCCGACCGCGCGGGCGACGTCTGGCCCATCGTCACCGAGCTCTGGAACCGCTTCACCGGCTGA
- a CDS encoding gamma-glutamylcyclotransferase family protein: protein MKRLSPGQRWVIGLGAFALVCLVVGVIGLVVGVTNRYECLSGSEFWPQSSCLRHESGIFWGSTLGVIGLLHLGLTGLAGALVWTSTPAIAPRPVKRPTPRAGETHRVFSYGTLQQPLVQESLFGDHVPTTPDALPGWRLDWVTITDPDVIRTSGSDLHPILRRGSAGDVVEGVALTLGYEWQLRAVDGYEVADYQRIRVTLASGWTAWVYVAADEA from the coding sequence GTGAAGCGTCTCTCCCCCGGCCAGCGTTGGGTCATCGGTCTCGGCGCGTTCGCGCTCGTCTGTCTCGTCGTCGGCGTCATCGGTCTGGTGGTGGGGGTCACGAACCGGTACGAGTGCCTGTCCGGATCCGAGTTCTGGCCGCAGTCCAGCTGTCTCAGGCACGAATCCGGGATCTTCTGGGGCAGCACCCTCGGCGTCATCGGGCTGCTGCACCTCGGCCTGACCGGCCTGGCCGGGGCACTCGTCTGGACCTCGACCCCGGCGATCGCTCCGCGTCCCGTCAAGCGTCCGACGCCGCGCGCCGGCGAGACGCACCGGGTCTTCTCCTACGGCACGCTCCAGCAGCCGCTCGTGCAGGAGTCGCTGTTCGGCGACCACGTCCCCACCACGCCGGACGCCCTGCCCGGCTGGCGGCTCGACTGGGTGACGATCACCGACCCGGACGTCATCCGGACGAGCGGCTCCGACCTGCACCCGATCCTGCGCCGCGGCTCTGCCGGCGACGTCGTCGAGGGTGTGGCCCTGACGCTCGGGTACGAGTGGCAGCTCCGCGCGGTCGACGGCTACGAGGTCGCCGACTACCAGCGCATCCGGGTCACGCTGGCCTCGGGCTGGACGGCCTGGGTCTACGTGGCGGCCGACGAGGCCTGA